AAAAGTGTCTTTTCGAGATCGGTCATTCCGCAGATAAAGAGCACATTATTTGCTTTGTCCCTAGACATGATCTCTTCGGCAATTGCAATTCCAGGATAAATATGCCCGCCAGTGCCACCGGCCGCGATCAAGACTTTCATTTCTTAAGCCTTGAGATATTTGCGATGATCCCGACGGAGAAGAGATTGATTATCATCGCAGTGCCTCCGTAACTCACAAAAGGAAGAGGTATCCCCGTCGTCGGTATAAGTCCGACTACGACCAGCAGATTCAGGGCCGCCTGGACAAAAAACATTAAGATAAGCCCAAATGCCAGAAGCGATGAAAAGCTATCAGGGGCGTTCTTTGCGATATGCATCCCCCGCAAAAAGAACAGGACAAATATCAAAAGCAAAGCAATAGCCCCTATGAAGCCAAGCTCTTCGCACAATACCGCAAAAATGAAATCCGCGTATTGCTGGGGGAGATAATAGAATTTTTGCCTGGAATTGCCAAGCCCCAGCCCAAATATCCCGCCGGATCCGACCGCGAGCAATGATTGGATAATATGGAAACCAACGCCAAGTGGATCCTTCCAAGGGTCAAGATAAGCGACAAGTCTCTTTAGCTTATACGGCGAAAGGATGCTTATTATAAGAACAGCAAAAGCGCCGACAGCCGCAAGTACCGTAAGATGTGCGATCCTTGCCCCCGCAATAAATAGCATGATAAATGACGTGCCTAAGATCGAAAGCGCAGTCCCAAGATCGGGCTGTTTTATGATTATCGCGACAACAAATATCAAGATCAATAGGAGAGGCAATAAACCCTTCATAAAATCACCGACTTTATCCTTGATGTTTGACAGCGCCATAGAAAAATACAGTACCATAGCGAACTTGACGAGCTCGGACGGCTGAAATGAAAATAGGTACAAATTGAGCCACCTTGTGGCTCCTCCGAGAGTTGTGCCGAATCGCGGTATAAAAAGCATGAACAGGAAGAACACGGACAAGGAAAGAATGGGAAGCGCAAATCTTTTAAGCTTGGGCATTTCGAGGTTCATTGCCAGGACAAAGGCAAAAAACCCTAATATCAAATATAAAAGATGGTGTTTCAAATAATAAAAGCTGTCCCCGACTTTTATCCCCATGACCGGGCTTGAAGAGAAGATCATTATCGTCCCAAAAAGTATAAGCGCAAGCGTCAGCGCCAAAAATGGCTTATCGGCTCCGGGTCTTTTTTTCAAAGCTTCGCCACCAGTTCTTTGAACCGCCGCCCGCGATCCTCAAAATCCTTGAACATGTCAAAACTTGCGCATGCAGGCGATAACAGGATGAAGTCGCCAGGAGATGCGCTGCCATACGAAATCCGGACAGCCTCCTCCAAACTAGAAGCTTTTTTTATCCCGGCAAATCCGACCTTGGCCAGGCCTTCTTCGAACCTGCCCGAAGCTTCGCCTATCAATATTACAGTTTTAACCGTTTCCTTGATCAGGCCGTTCATCTCTACAAGATCGGTGTTCTTATCCCTTCCGCCCAGAATAAGCACGATGTTTTTCTGGTCTCCTCTTAGGGCGCGAAGCGCAACGATAGTCGAATCGGGATTCGTGGCTTTTGAATCATTATAGAATTTAACGCCTTTCTTTTCGATGAAATACTCGATCCTATGCTCGACGCCCGGGAATTCACGCAGAACTTTTGCTATTACATCATTTGAAACGCCGGCCAACTTGGCTGCCAAGGCGGCCGCCATCGCGTTTTCAATGTTATGTTCGCCTTTTATCTCGATATCGGAAATTGAAAGAGGAATCACTTCGCCGGCATATTTTTTCGAAAATGGCACATGCCTTGCTTCTGACCTTTCAATTAATTTCACGACAAGAGGATCTTCGGCATTAAAAACAAGATAATCCGTTTTTCTTTGGTTCAAATATATCCTGGCTTTTGCCGATGCGTATTGGCCCATGCTCTTATGCCTTGTTAGATGATCAGGAGTTAAATTCGTGATGACGCTTATCCATGGCCTGAAAGTTAAAATAGTTTCAAGCTGATAACTGCTAATTTCGGCTACAATAAAATCAAGTTCCGTGTCATCGATTGAGACCAATGGAGTTCCGATATTGCCGGCTAATGAAACCTTTCTCCCCGAAGCTTTAATGAATTCATAAATGAGAGTTGCTGTAGTTGTTTTCCCATTCGTTCCGGTAACAGCAATTATCGGCTTAGTAAAAAACCTGAACGCGAGTTCAATTTCTGAAATAACAGGGATATTCCTGCCGCGCGCCTTTTTTAAAATATCAATATCGGGATCTATCCCCGGGCTTAAAACGATCAATTCGGCCTTTTCAATGCTTTTTTCGGTTTTTTCGGCGGGAGAAATTTCGACAGCTAAAACCTTCGCGCCTAAAGAGGATAATTTTTTCGCGGTCGCAAAGCCCGATTTTCCCAGGCCAAAAACAGTGACATTTTTTTCATTCCAATTTGTCATAACAAAAATACTCCTATAATGCTTAATATAGCTTGTACAGACCAAAATAAAAGAACGACCTGCATTTCCGAAAATCCCAAAAGCTCAAAATGATGATGTAAAGGCGCCATTTTGAAGACGCGCCTTTTCCATAGTTTATAGCTTATTACCTGTATTATAACAGAGAGCGCTTCAACTAAATATACCCCGCAAACAACAATGAGGACCAGCTCATGATGGCTAATTATCGCGAATCCGGAAAGAGCGGCCCCTATCCCCAAAGATCCGGTATCGCCCATGAAGATCATTGCTTTCGGAAAATTAAAAAACAAAAAACCGAAGATCGCCGCAATAAATACAAGGCTCAATGCCGCACCGCCTAACAACCCATTCAAATAAAAACTGATAAAGAATGGAACAAATGCCAAGATTGATGTTCCGGCAAGCAGTCCGTCCAAGCCATCCGTCAGATTTGCCGCATTTGCGGCGCCAATTATTATAAAGATCAAAAACAAGAAATATATGGCGGGATTAACGGCCCAATAATTAGTAATATTAATTATATAAAAAGCAAAACAGGCTGAAAAAATAGTTTGAAGGATTATCTTTTGCCAGAAAGTCAGCCCCAAGTTCCTACCCTTAAATACCTTAACAAAATCATCGGTAAACCCAATAAATGAAAATCCTAAATACAATAGAAGCACGGGAATATATTTCATATCGATTGTTAATAGCGAAAGGATAAGAACAATTGGAACAAACCCTATCCCGCCCATTGTAGGCGTCCCGCTTTTTATTTTGTGGCTTTGAGGCCCTTCCTCCCTTTCGATTTGTTTGAACTTATACTTTGTAAATAGTTTAATTAATAGATAAGTAACAAGAAATGACGCAGAAAAAGCTTGGACAAAAAGATAAAAAAGAGGAAGCATATAAAGAAATTATATCATAAAAAAAGCCCTCCTTCGCTCCGTCCTTCGCAGTAGCATTGCTACGGAAGAGGACTAAAGCTCCGGAGAGCTTATTTATATATATAAATACTATTATTTCTTAATAGTATATCCAATTTCGGCGATCAAACCCAAGCGGGTATCATAACCGGCTTCGGCTACAATATTGTCGCGAAGGCTGGTCGAAACTGTTACTCCAACGCCTATGCCTGCCTTATCAGAAAGAGTAGGACCGACGCCAAGCTTAACTAGTTCGGAATAGCTGGAATAATTAACGCCAAAATCCGCATAAATATTATTCCTAAGAGGCATTTTGCCGGATACTCCTAGATTCACGAGAGAATATCCGCTTCCGAATCCATAGCCCAAATTGCCGACAATTGACAAATTATCCTTGACTTGCTTTTCGGAGCTAATAGCTATCATTCCGGCTCCCCCGCCTAAACCTGCTTTGGCAAAGATCGGCATTCCCGATGATGGTCTTACGGCCTGTGGCGCAGGCGCAACAGGAGCGACTGATAGCGCAGGAACATCAACAGGCGCCGCAGCTGGAGCAACAGCAGCTTTCTTAGCTGGTGCAGCCATAGCTATTGAAGAAAGGACAAAAACAAGAAGAACCATTAATAATAAACTTTTTTTCATATTTCACCTCCTTATTTTTACAAATATAACCTTGCACCGCTATAGAACAAAGCCGAAGAAGCCCCAAGACCTGTTCCTGCCGCAGTCCCTGACCCGATTCCAAATGTCGACACGCCGCCAGCTGTTGAAAATTCTAGAACGGTCAGATCAGCCAAAACTGATAAATTGCTTAACAATGCATACTCAACGCCAACAAAGCCATTTATAGTTATAGAAGAAGTTGCGGCTGCCGCATATGCCGGGTTAGTCGCAATCATCAGATTTCCGCCAGCCTTTGCCATAACATCGCCGATTTTTAGAAGATCAAATTCTAATCTCCCTAACAACCCGATATTTGAATTCGCCCCTGCAGCATTCGTCCCATAAGCTATCCCTAAATCGCCGGATATCGCAGGGTTAAAGCGCATGCCTCCTGTAATAATAGTCCCAAACCCTCCCGGAGCGGCTTGGCTCATTAACCCTATTCTCAATGAATTGGAAGGTTTTACACTATCTGAAGAAAGGATCAGCGGAACAGAGGTTTTTGCGGCGGCAAATGAAACGGAAACCAATAACGAAATCAAAACCAAAGAAAC
This portion of the Candidatus Saganbacteria bacterium genome encodes:
- the ftsW gene encoding putative lipid II flippase FtsW → MKKRPGADKPFLALTLALILFGTIMIFSSSPVMGIKVGDSFYYLKHHLLYLILGFFAFVLAMNLEMPKLKRFALPILSLSVFFLFMLFIPRFGTTLGGATRWLNLYLFSFQPSELVKFAMVLYFSMALSNIKDKVGDFMKGLLPLLLILIFVVAIIIKQPDLGTALSILGTSFIMLFIAGARIAHLTVLAAVGAFAVLIISILSPYKLKRLVAYLDPWKDPLGVGFHIIQSLLAVGSGGIFGLGLGNSRQKFYYLPQQYADFIFAVLCEELGFIGAIALLLIFVLFFLRGMHIAKNAPDSFSSLLAFGLILMFFVQAALNLLVVVGLIPTTGIPLPFVSYGGTAMIINLFSVGIIANISRLKK
- the murD gene encoding UDP-N-acetylmuramoyl-L-alanine--D-glutamate ligase — translated: MTNWNEKNVTVFGLGKSGFATAKKLSSLGAKVLAVEISPAEKTEKSIEKAELIVLSPGIDPDIDILKKARGRNIPVISEIELAFRFFTKPIIAVTGTNGKTTTATLIYEFIKASGRKVSLAGNIGTPLVSIDDTELDFIVAEISSYQLETILTFRPWISVITNLTPDHLTRHKSMGQYASAKARIYLNQRKTDYLVFNAEDPLVVKLIERSEARHVPFSKKYAGEVIPLSISDIEIKGEHNIENAMAAALAAKLAGVSNDVIAKVLREFPGVEHRIEYFIEKKGVKFYNDSKATNPDSTIVALRALRGDQKNIVLILGGRDKNTDLVEMNGLIKETVKTVILIGEASGRFEEGLAKVGFAGIKKASSLEEAVRISYGSASPGDFILLSPACASFDMFKDFEDRGRRFKELVAKL
- a CDS encoding phospho-N-acetylmuramoyl-pentapeptide-transferase gives rise to the protein MLPLFYLFVQAFSASFLVTYLLIKLFTKYKFKQIEREEGPQSHKIKSGTPTMGGIGFVPIVLILSLLTIDMKYIPVLLLYLGFSFIGFTDDFVKVFKGRNLGLTFWQKIILQTIFSACFAFYIINITNYWAVNPAIYFLFLIFIIIGAANAANLTDGLDGLLAGTSILAFVPFFISFYLNGLLGGAALSLVFIAAIFGFLFFNFPKAMIFMGDTGSLGIGAALSGFAIISHHELVLIVVCGVYLVEALSVIIQVISYKLWKRRVFKMAPLHHHFELLGFSEMQVVLLFWSVQAILSIIGVFLL